The following coding sequences are from one Hyphomicrobiales bacterium window:
- a CDS encoding carbohydrate ABC transporter permease, whose protein sequence is MARAITPGRKMAWTALAWAVGLLIFFPIYWTILTSFKTEAQAINDPPLFFFFDWTLENYSVVQERSDYMRFLWNSVIVAGGSTLLGIIVAVPAAWSMAFVPSRATKDILLWMLSTKMLPAVGVLYPISLIFIELGLLDTRIGLVLVLMLINLPIIVWMLYTYFKEIPGEILEAARMDGAGLREEILFVLTPMAIPGIASTILLNFILAWNEAFWTLNLTAATAAPLTAFIASYSSPEGLFFAKLSAASTMAIAPILILGWFSQKQLVRGLTFGAVK, encoded by the coding sequence ATGGCACGCGCAATCACACCTGGCCGCAAAATGGCATGGACAGCTCTGGCCTGGGCAGTCGGTCTGCTGATCTTCTTCCCGATTTATTGGACGATCCTGACAAGCTTCAAAACCGAAGCACAGGCGATCAATGATCCGCCACTGTTTTTCTTCTTTGACTGGACGCTGGAGAACTATTCCGTCGTCCAGGAGCGCTCCGACTATATGCGCTTTCTTTGGAACTCGGTGATCGTTGCCGGCGGCTCAACGCTTCTGGGCATTATCGTCGCGGTTCCAGCTGCCTGGTCGATGGCGTTCGTTCCCTCGCGAGCCACCAAAGACATCCTGCTCTGGATGCTTTCCACAAAAATGCTGCCAGCCGTGGGTGTGCTCTACCCCATCTCACTGATCTTCATTGAGCTAGGGCTGCTGGACACCCGCATCGGGCTGGTGCTGGTCCTGATGCTGATCAATCTGCCGATCATCGTGTGGATGCTCTACACCTATTTCAAAGAGATCCCCGGCGAAATTCTTGAGGCAGCCCGCATGGATGGCGCTGGGCTGCGAGAGGAAATTCTCTTTGTGCTCACCCCGATGGCTATCCCGGGGATCGCGTCCACCATACTGCTCAATTTCATCCTCGCATGGAACGAAGCGTTCTGGACGCTCAACCTCACCGCAGCGACCGCCGCCCCGCTGACCGCATTCATCGCCAGCTATTCAAGCCCGGAAGGTCTCTTCTTCGCGAAGCTCTCGGCGGCATCCACGATGGCCATCGCGCCAATCCTCATCCTTGGCTGGTTCAGCCAGAAGCAACTTGTGCGCGGCCTCACATTTGGCGCGGTTAAGTAA
- a CDS encoding ABC transporter ATP-binding protein: protein MGNIVLDKVEKSFGDVKVIHPLDLEINEGEFVVFVGPSGCGKSTLLRLIAGLEDTTGGAIRIDGQDATNVPPAKRGLAMVFQSYALYPHMSVRKNIAFPLRMAKLDKAEQDRRVEQAAAVLNLTDYLDRRPAALSGGQRQRVAIGRAIVREPSAFLFDEPLSNLDAALRVGMRLEISEMHKRLDTTMIYVTHDQVEAMTMADKIVVLQAGRIEQVGSPLELYKTPRNRFVAGFIGSPKMNFLEGEEAQKHGAHAIGIRPEHIQTSASEGTWKGRIGVSEHLGSDTFFHVHMEGRADPLTVRAGGEVDMHHGDTIYMTPDWDRLHKFDAQGLRIE from the coding sequence ATGGGCAACATAGTTCTTGATAAGGTGGAAAAATCCTTCGGCGACGTGAAGGTCATCCACCCGCTAGACCTTGAGATCAATGAAGGCGAGTTTGTTGTCTTCGTCGGGCCCTCAGGGTGCGGCAAGTCCACGCTTCTGCGGCTGATCGCAGGCTTGGAAGATACAACAGGCGGCGCCATTCGTATCGATGGGCAGGATGCGACCAATGTGCCGCCGGCAAAACGCGGTTTGGCCATGGTTTTCCAGTCCTACGCGCTTTACCCGCATATGAGCGTGCGCAAAAACATCGCTTTCCCGCTGCGTATGGCCAAGCTCGACAAGGCGGAACAAGATCGCCGTGTCGAACAGGCTGCCGCTGTTCTCAATCTCACCGATTATCTGGATCGGCGCCCGGCTGCACTTTCCGGCGGCCAACGCCAGCGCGTTGCCATCGGCCGCGCCATTGTTCGCGAGCCATCGGCCTTTCTGTTTGATGAGCCGCTGTCGAACCTTGATGCTGCATTGCGCGTGGGCATGCGCCTTGAGATCAGCGAAATGCACAAGCGGCTCGATACCACGATGATCTATGTGACCCACGATCAGGTGGAAGCCATGACCATGGCGGACAAGATCGTGGTTCTGCAAGCGGGCCGTATCGAACAGGTCGGAAGCCCGCTTGAGCTTTACAAAACACCGCGCAACCGCTTCGTGGCGGGCTTCATCGGATCACCGAAAATGAATTTCTTGGAAGGCGAGGAAGCGCAAAAGCATGGCGCCCACGCCATCGGCATTCGCCCTGAACACATACAGACTTCGGCGAGCGAAGGCACCTGGAAAGGCCGGATCGGTGTTTCGGAACATCTGGGGTCAGACACGTTTTTCCATGTCCATATGGAAGGCCGAGCCGATCCGCTGACGGTGCGCGCCGGCGGTGAAGTTGATATGCACCATGGCGACACGATCTACATGACGCCCGATTGGGATCGCCTGCACAAGTTCGATGCCCAGGGATTGCGCATCGAATGA
- a CDS encoding L-iditol 2-dehydrogenase: MKRLEGKCALITGAARGIGFAFAQAYVREGAQVVIADIDGEAAKAAADTIGSAATAVEMDVSDQLSIAEGVDGAINSMGQIDVLINNAAIFSAAPIVDIEPTDFQLVFDINVAGTLFTLQAVARHMIARGGGGKIINMASQAGRRGEPLVAVYCASKAAVVSLTQSAGLNLIEHGINVNAISPGVVDGEHWDGVDALFAELEGKTPGQKKKEVGEGVPFGRMGQAEDLTGMAVFLATAEADYIVAQTFNVDGGQWMS; the protein is encoded by the coding sequence ATGAAACGCCTGGAAGGGAAATGCGCGCTGATCACCGGCGCAGCCCGCGGGATCGGGTTCGCCTTTGCACAGGCCTATGTCCGCGAAGGCGCGCAGGTGGTTATCGCAGATATTGATGGTGAGGCTGCCAAGGCTGCAGCTGATACCATCGGCTCAGCCGCCACGGCGGTGGAAATGGATGTCAGTGATCAACTCAGCATCGCCGAAGGCGTTGATGGCGCGATCAATTCCATGGGCCAGATCGACGTCCTGATCAATAACGCCGCGATCTTCTCAGCCGCACCAATCGTCGATATCGAGCCGACGGATTTTCAGCTGGTTTTCGACATCAATGTCGCCGGCACGCTTTTCACCCTGCAGGCTGTTGCGCGGCACATGATTGCCCGCGGTGGTGGTGGGAAGATCATCAATATGGCAAGCCAAGCGGGCCGGCGTGGCGAGCCGTTGGTCGCCGTCTACTGCGCGTCGAAAGCGGCCGTCGTCAGCCTTACTCAATCGGCTGGTCTCAACCTCATCGAACACGGGATTAATGTGAACGCGATCTCGCCTGGTGTCGTTGATGGCGAGCACTGGGATGGTGTCGATGCCTTGTTCGCCGAGCTAGAAGGCAAGACGCCCGGTCAGAAGAAGAAAGAAGTCGGCGAGGGCGTGCCATTCGGTCGGATGGGCCAGGCGGAGGATTTGACGGGAATGGCCGTCTTCCTGGCGACGGCGGAAGCCGACTACATCGTTGCGCAGACGTTCAATGTCGACGGTGGCCAATGGATGAGTTGA
- a CDS encoding mannitol dehydrogenase family protein, translating to MDELIPLSNAHLDEIPNQIGRPAYDRTALKPGIVHIGLGNFHRAHQSWYLHRLMQVGVGHDWAIIGAGVRPGDAVMREKLLAQDCLTTLIELNPTSTSAEIVGSMIDFLPVEEGHAALIDCLADPAIRIVSLTVTEGGYYIDPVTNGFDARHPDILHDAAHPGSPRTAFGAMVAALKRRRDQGLKPFTVQSCDNLQGNGAIVRQTVVSLARLSDPGLADWIDANGAFPNSMVDCIVPATGPVEVALALSFGLDDKVPVTHEAFRQWVCEDDFCDGRPAWDVVGVTFTENVHAYEAMKIRMLNAGHQVLANVGEILGLTTIADCMADPQVGAFFTKVLDSEVLPHVDAVPGMTPGAYLDLITQRFSNPAIEDTTRRVAFDGSARHTGFLLPTVRDALNTGAGVSGLALVEALWARMCAGTREDGSLIEPNDPYWDDLCKAAHDAKAEPRAWLAQSHIYGELGDDDRLAEPFEHWLSMLWAQGSRRTLEHYLGH from the coding sequence ATGGATGAGTTGATTCCCTTGTCCAATGCCCATCTGGACGAGATTCCCAATCAAATCGGCCGCCCGGCCTATGATCGCACGGCCCTTAAACCGGGGATCGTGCATATCGGTCTTGGCAATTTTCACCGCGCTCACCAATCCTGGTATTTGCACCGGCTGATGCAGGTCGGCGTTGGACACGATTGGGCGATTATCGGCGCCGGCGTGCGACCCGGCGATGCGGTGATGCGCGAAAAGCTGCTCGCCCAAGACTGTTTGACAACGCTTATCGAGCTTAACCCGACGAGCACGTCGGCGGAGATTGTCGGCTCGATGATCGACTTCCTTCCGGTCGAGGAGGGGCACGCCGCGCTTATCGACTGCTTAGCCGACCCGGCTATCCGGATTGTCTCGCTGACGGTGACCGAAGGCGGCTATTACATCGATCCGGTGACCAACGGTTTCGATGCACGCCATCCGGACATTCTGCACGATGCGGCGCATCCCGGTTCACCACGCACAGCCTTTGGGGCCATGGTCGCCGCGCTCAAGCGCCGCCGAGATCAGGGGCTCAAGCCTTTCACGGTTCAGAGCTGCGACAATCTGCAGGGAAACGGGGCCATCGTCCGCCAGACGGTCGTGTCGCTGGCGCGACTGTCCGATCCTGGTCTGGCTGATTGGATCGATGCCAATGGCGCGTTTCCCAACTCGATGGTCGACTGCATCGTCCCAGCAACCGGGCCGGTGGAGGTTGCGTTAGCGTTGTCCTTTGGTTTGGATGACAAGGTTCCGGTGACTCACGAGGCCTTTCGCCAATGGGTCTGCGAAGATGATTTTTGCGACGGGCGCCCAGCTTGGGATGTCGTCGGGGTCACGTTCACCGAGAATGTTCATGCCTATGAGGCGATGAAAATCCGCATGCTCAATGCCGGCCATCAGGTTTTGGCCAATGTTGGCGAGATTCTCGGGCTGACGACGATCGCCGACTGTATGGCCGATCCACAGGTTGGCGCCTTTTTCACCAAGGTTCTGGATTCAGAAGTCTTGCCGCATGTCGATGCGGTGCCTGGCATGACCCCTGGAGCTTATCTGGACCTGATAACGCAGCGTTTCAGCAATCCAGCCATCGAAGACACGACCCGGCGCGTGGCCTTTGACGGATCGGCGCGTCATACCGGGTTTCTGCTGCCGACCGTGCGCGACGCGCTTAACACTGGCGCCGGTGTTAGCGGGCTGGCACTGGTCGAGGCGCTTTGGGCACGGATGTGCGCTGGAACGCGTGAAGACGGCAGTTTGATCGAACCCAACGATCCTTATTGGGATGATCTCTGTAAGGCCGCGCACGACGCCAAAGCCGAACCGCGCGCTTGGCTCGCCCAAAGCCATATTTATGGCGAGCTTGGTGATGATGACCGATTGGCTGAGCCCTTTGAACATTGGCTTTCCATGCTCTGGGCGCAAGGCAGCCGTCGCACACTCGAGCACTATCTCGGTCACTGA
- a CDS encoding amino acid ABC transporter substrate-binding protein, whose protein sequence is MKTLFSTVTSLSLLSLSVLAVAATGANAHDHDGCAAGKTLEDGVLTIATGNPAFYPWVLNDDPASGEGYEAAVAYAIADAMGFDADHVTWVRTSFDEAIQPGSKDFDFNMQQYSITAEREEMVDFSLPYYTSAMAVLTTQSVVDAGLEPNVESLQGAVWGAHSTTTALPMLNEIVQPERDPLLYGDNVDVTAAMQAGQIDAALFDLPTALYLAAVVVNDGVILGQFAADRSENPDQFGLLMEEGNPLKECVDAAIVELTESGALAAIEAQWLQEATGVPVIE, encoded by the coding sequence ATGAAAACCTTGTTCTCAACCGTGACGTCGTTGTCGCTTCTCAGTCTTTCCGTTCTCGCCGTGGCGGCAACCGGCGCCAACGCGCACGATCATGATGGCTGCGCTGCCGGCAAGACCCTTGAAGACGGCGTGCTAACGATCGCGACTGGCAACCCTGCGTTCTACCCCTGGGTTCTGAATGATGATCCGGCGAGCGGCGAGGGATATGAGGCGGCGGTGGCTTACGCGATTGCCGACGCTATGGGCTTTGACGCCGACCATGTGACGTGGGTGCGCACCTCGTTTGATGAGGCCATCCAGCCGGGGTCGAAGGATTTCGATTTCAATATGCAGCAATATTCGATCACCGCCGAGCGCGAGGAGATGGTCGATTTCTCGCTGCCTTATTATACCTCGGCGATGGCGGTGCTCACCACCCAATCGGTGGTTGATGCCGGTCTCGAGCCGAATGTGGAGTCCCTGCAAGGCGCCGTTTGGGGCGCCCATTCCACCACGACCGCCTTGCCCATGCTCAATGAGATTGTTCAGCCGGAGCGCGATCCGCTGCTTTATGGCGACAATGTCGATGTGACGGCGGCCATGCAGGCTGGTCAGATCGATGCGGCCTTGTTCGATTTGCCGACGGCACTCTATTTGGCAGCCGTTGTGGTCAATGATGGGGTGATCCTCGGTCAGTTCGCTGCAGACCGGTCGGAAAACCCGGACCAGTTCGGGCTGCTGATGGAAGAGGGCAATCCGCTCAAGGAATGCGTCGATGCTGCGATCGTGGAACTGACCGAGTCCGGCGCGCTTGCCGCCATCGAAGCGCAATGGTTGCAGGAAGCCACCGGCGTGCCCGTCATTGAATAG
- a CDS encoding amino acid ABC transporter permease: MADTGLSTGANPAPTARATPTRREAYEARMKRRSLTIAVTSTLAVFVAFVLLVPFAPGWEAVQRSFFNGQVFARTFPGLLNAFLQNVMIFAWCAPIIAILGLAIALCRDVRAPILFPLRMFGALYTDVFRGVPVILVIYLIGFGVPGLGLPRPWNSPYIWGSLALVLVYAAYVAEVFRSGIESIHESQRAAAASLGLSDQDTMRFVVLPQAIRNVMPANMNLFIALQKDVALLSFIGPVEIFRQAGVYKSLFANFTPYVGAALIFLAITIPATRYADYLLHRQTRRRT, from the coding sequence ATGGCCGACACAGGACTGAGCACGGGCGCCAACCCGGCGCCCACGGCCAGAGCAACGCCCACCCGTCGCGAGGCCTACGAGGCGCGCATGAAGCGGCGGTCCCTGACGATCGCCGTCACATCAACGTTGGCGGTATTCGTTGCGTTTGTCCTTCTGGTGCCGTTCGCGCCCGGTTGGGAGGCGGTGCAGCGCAGTTTCTTCAACGGTCAGGTCTTCGCGCGAACCTTTCCCGGCCTGCTGAACGCTTTTCTGCAGAACGTGATGATCTTTGCCTGGTGCGCGCCGATCATCGCAATCCTCGGATTGGCCATTGCCCTCTGCCGGGATGTGCGAGCGCCGATCCTCTTTCCGCTGCGCATGTTCGGTGCGCTCTATACTGACGTGTTTCGCGGCGTTCCGGTAATCCTGGTCATCTATCTGATTGGGTTCGGCGTGCCGGGCCTTGGGCTGCCTCGCCCGTGGAACTCCCCCTATATTTGGGGCTCATTGGCGCTGGTTTTGGTTTACGCTGCCTATGTGGCGGAGGTCTTTCGCTCCGGCATTGAATCGATCCATGAAAGCCAGCGCGCTGCGGCAGCTTCCCTTGGTTTGTCCGATCAGGACACGATGCGGTTTGTGGTGCTGCCGCAAGCGATCCGCAATGTGATGCCGGCCAACATGAACCTTTTTATCGCGCTCCAAAAAGATGTGGCGCTGCTCTCGTTCATCGGGCCGGTGGAGATTTTTCGCCAGGCCGGCGTCTACAAATCGCTGTTTGCCAACTTCACGCCCTATGTTGGCGCTGCGCTGATCTTCCTGGCGATTACGATTCCAGCGACACGCTATGCCGACTATTTGTTGCACCGGCAAACGAGGCGCCGGACGTGA